In one window of Drosophila innubila isolate TH190305 chromosome 2L unlocalized genomic scaffold, UK_Dinn_1.0 4_B_2L, whole genome shotgun sequence DNA:
- the LOC117782094 gene encoding dual 3',5'-cyclic-AMP and -GMP phosphodiesterase 11 isoform X2: MPAEQGGTGYGMSEHSLLLATRTGVPLPLSQQQQSPAHYQYNNSSNSNCNISGNNINGNNINGGNNHITAGYVATTAAAYQQHSQQQHPHQHVLYHQQQQQYQGYSHHYHQTSSPQHSRPYDPEHARMEAWMDENQEFVQDYFIRKATRQTVDAWLVSHATTAGNDVISSTSPTHPNGQTSSSRGGSGATTPVRKISAHEFERGGLLKPIVNTIDGTPTFLSIAPQLDNSTGSCSNLQNVGGVVAGQYQYQPQHHHYHHNHNHQHYQHSHYQAGGAVGSSSSNCSAPIGPGGNATSPNNSYPYPYHHCHQRPQRLSRIELKQLDEKELIFELVKDICNELEVRTLCHKILQNVSILLNADRGSLFLVQGRCNGADGLKKCLVSKLFDVCPRSTVEEMEQQEEVRVAWGTGIAGHVAESGEPVNIPDAYQDERFNCEIDSLTGYRTKALLCMPIKDSGGDVIGVAQVINKMNGECFSEIDEKVFASYLQFCGIGLRNAQLFEKSQLEIKRNQVLLDLARMIFEEQSTIEHMVFRILTHMQSLIQCQRVQILLVHEADKGSFSRVFDFEANDLSEEEANSRTSPYESRFPINIGITGHVATTGETVNVPNAYEDDRFDASVDENSSFKHRSILCMAIKNSLGQIIGVIQLINKFNELDFTKNDENFVEAFAIFCGMGIHNTHMYEKAIVAMAKQSVTLEVLSYHASATMDEAHRLRRLRVPSAVHFRLHDFKFDDIHFEDDDTLKACLRMFLDLDFVERFHIDYEVLCRWLLSVKKNYRNVTYHNWRHAFNVAQMMFAILTTTQWWKIFGEIECLALIIGCLCHDLDHRGTNNSFQIKASSPLAQLYSTSTMEHHHFDQCLMILNSPGNQILANLSSDDYCRVIRVLEDAILSTDLAVYFKKRGPFLESVQEPLSYWVSEEPRALLRAMSMTVCDLSAITKPWEIEKRVADLVSSEFFEQGDMEKQELNITPIDIMNREKEDELPMMQVNFIDSICLPIYEAFATLSDKLEPLVDGVRDNRGHWIGMADDVKTKTSQDEQQQIVIPNGDSKQATTDDTVADVDADVGAEAVTVAEACVNGLNVVKSIATTNNIAIASRPSSNQPIDDDDDNDGVGAGAGDGIETDVAQMENGHVARNSSSNSSCMSSTSSSTVSSRLSTPPPTGEDDSTPVSPSKTLQAKLVAANLNALSQGKTTIVQRQRCNCMQVRKTSSLKGAQELNGCGNKKDVALCKSTPAINHHNNHSHNHNHHHHHHQHHSHSHHNHHHNYNQNHIIGGGIGSASIGGSGLIALGTESDKIPKIVGKLGNLDGLTFTNGHGLPFNYPQQQQHHHLLTRRHSETNNSNGPPTTVVVDK, encoded by the exons ATGCCCGCGGAGCAGGGGGGCACAGGGTACGGAATGAGTGAGCATAGCTTGCTTCTTGCCACACGCACCGGTGTCCCCCTGCCGCtatcacagcaacagcaatccCCCGCCCACTATcagtacaacaacagcagcaacagtaatTGCAACATTAGCGGCAACAACATTaacggcaacaacatcaatggCGGCAACAATCACATAACTGCCGGCTATGTTGCAACCACAGCAGCTGCCTACCAACAACattcacaacaacagcacccaCACCAACATGTGTTGTatcaccaacagcagcaacaatatcaGGGGTATTcccatcattatcatcagaCTTCATCACCACAGCATAGTCGACCTTATGATCCAGAGCATGCGCGGATGGAGGCGTGGATGGATGAGAATCAGGAGTTTGTACAGGATTATTTTATAAG AAAGGCAACTCGTCAGACAGTGGATGCTTGGCTCGTGTCGCATGCCACAACCGCTGGCAACGATGTCATTAGCAGCACTTCACCCACACATCCAAATGGACAGACGAGTAGCTCACGAGGCGGCTCCGGAGCTACAACTCCCGTGCG CAAAATCTCGGCTCATGAGTTTGAGCGCGGCGGCCTCTTGAAGCCCATTGTCAATACTATCGATGGAACACCCACATTTTTGAGCATTGCCCCTCAGTTGGATAACTCGACTGGCAGTTGCAgcaatttgcaaaatgttgGCGGTGTCGTTGCTGGACAATATCAGTATCAGCCtcagcatcatcattatcatcacaatcacaatcatcAGCATTATCAGCATAGTCATTATCAGGCTGGCGGCGCcgttggcagcagcagcagcaactgcagtgCCCCCATTGGCCCCGGTGGCAATGCCACAAGTCCCAACAACTCTTATCCGTATCCCTATCATCATTGTCATCAACGGCCACAGCGTCTTTCCCGCATTGAGCTGAAGCAGCTGGATGAGAAGGAGCTGATCTTTGAACTG GTAAAGGACATTTGCAATGAGCTGGAAGTGCGCACGTTATGTCACAAGATTTTACAGAATGTTTCCATATTGCTGAATGCGGATCGGGGTTCATTGTTTCTGGTGCAGGGACGCTGCAATGGCGCCGATGGACTTAAAAA ATGCCTCGTGTCGAAGCTCTTCGATGTTTGTCCACGCAGCACCGTCGAGGAAATGGAACAGCAGGAGGAAGTGCGCGTTGCATGGGGCACCGGCATTGCGGGGCATGTGGCAGAGAGCGGGGAGCCGGTCAACATACCAGATGCTTACCAG GATGAGCGTTTCAATTGTGAAATTGATTCGCTGACCGGTTATCGGACAAAAGCCTTGCTCTGCATGCCCATCAAGGATTCTGGCGGGGATGTGATTGGCGTGGCGCAGGTCATCAACAAAATGAATGGCGAATGCTTCTCAGAAATCGATGAAAAG GTCTTTGCTTCGTATCTGCAGTTCTGCGGCATCGGATTACGTAATGCACAATTGTTTGAGAAATCTCAACTGGAAATTAAACGGAATCAGGTGCTACTCGACTTGGCCCGCATGATATTCGAGGAGCAGAGCACCATTGAGCATATGGTCTTCCGGATTCTCACCCACATGCAGAGTCTCATTCAATGTCAACGTGTCCAGATTTTGCTTGTCCATGAGGCGGATAAGGGAAGCTTTTCGCGTGTCTTTGACTTCGAGGCGAACGATCTGAGCGAGGAGGAGGCCAATTCAAGGACCAGCCCCTATGAGTCACGTTTCCCCATCAACATTGGCATCACCGGACATGTGGCCACCACCGGGGAGACGGTGAATGTGCCAAATGCCTATGAGGATGATCGCTTCGATGCGAGTGTTGATGAGAATTCCAGCTTCAAGCATCGCTCCATACTCTGCATGGCCATTAAGAATTCGTTGGGTCAGATCATTGGCGTTATACAGCTGATTAACAAGTTCAATGAGCTC GATTTTACCAAAAACGATGAGAACTTTGTGGAGGCGTTCGCCATCTTCTGCGGGATGGGCATCCATAATACGCACATGTACGAGAAGGCGATTGTGGCCATGGCCAAGCAGAGTGTCACCCTGGAGGTGCTCAGCTACCATGCATCAGCCACAATGGATGAGGCACATCGGTTGCGC CGCCTGCGCGTTCCCTCAGCGGTACATTTTCGTCTtcatgattttaaatttgacgaCATACACTTCGAAGATGATGATACGTTAAAG gCCTGTTTGCGCATGTTTTTGGATCTCGATTTTGTGGAACGTTTTCACATTGATTACGAAGTGCTTTGCCGTTGGTTGTTGAGCGTCAAGAAGAATTATCGCAATGTGACGTATCACAACTGGCGACATGCCTTCAATGTGGCCCAAATGATGTTCGCCATTTTAACT ACCACACAATGGTGGAAGATCTTTGGTGAAATTGAATGCCTGGCACTCATCATTGGCTGCCTGTGCCATGATCTCGATCATCGGGGGACCAATAACTCCTTTCAGATAAA AGCATCCTCGCCGTTGGCTCAGCTGTATTCAACATCTACGATGGAGCATCATCATTTTGATCAATGCTTGATGATTCTCAACAGTCCTGGCAATCAAATATTAGCCAATCTATCATCAGATGATTATTGTCGCGTCATACGCGTCTTGGAGGATGCTATACTGTCCACGGATCTCGCTGTCTATTTTAA AAAACGTGGCCCTTTCTTGGAGAGCGTGCAGGAACCATTGAGCTACTGGGTTTCCGAGGAGCCGCGTGCCTTGTTGCGTGCAATGAGCATGACTGTCTGTGATTTGTCGGCGATTACAAAGCCGTGGGAGATTGAGAAGCGTGTAGCCGATTTGGTGAGCTCCGAATTCTTTGAGCAGGGCGACATGGAGAAACAGGAACTAAATATAACACCAATT GATATCATGAATCGTGAGAAGGAGGATGAACTGCCCATGATGCAGGTGAACTTTATTGATTCAATTTGCCTGCCCATCTATGAG gcCTTTGCCACGCTCTCGGACAAGCTGGAGCCTCTCGTTGATGGCGTGCGTGATAATCGCGGTCATTGGATTGGTATGGCCGACGATGTGAAAACCAAAACTAGTCAGgatgagcagcagcaaattGTGATACCGAATGGTGACAGCAAACAGGCGACAACTGATGATACTGTggctgatgttgatgctgatgttggAGCTGAAGCTGTAACTGTAGCAGAAGCATGCGTAAATGGCTTGAATGTTGTCAAAAGCATCGCAACTACTAACAACATTGCCATCGCTTCTCGTCCCAGCAGCAACCAGCccattgatgatgatgatgataatgatggagttggagctggagctggagatgGCATTGAAACAGATGTGGCCCAGATGGAGAACGGGCATGTGgccagaaacagcagcagcaacagcagctgcatgTCCTCAACCAGTTCGTCCACCGTCTCGAGTCGTCTCTCAACACCACCGCCGACTGGCGAAGATGACAGCACACCTGTGTCGCCTTCCAAGACGTTGCAGGCAAAACTGGTGGCCGCTAATCTCAATGCACTCTCGCAGGGTAAAACGACGATTGTACAAAGGCAGCGCTGCAATTGCATGCAGGTGCGCAAGACGAGTTCCTTGAAGGGGGCACAGGAATTAAATGGTTGTGGCAACAAAAAGGATGTTGCTCTTTGTAAAAGCACGCCTGCCATTAACCATCATAATAACCATAGCCACAaccataatcatcatcatcatcatcatcaacatcactCGCATTCGCATCACAATCATCATCACAATTACAATCAGAACCACATTATTGGCGGCGGCATTGGCAGCGCCAGCATTGGCGGCAGTGGCCTCATTGCCCTCGGCACGGAAAGtgataaaataccaaaaattgtCGGTAAACTTGGAAACCTCGATGGTCTAACCTTCACCAATGGTCACGGTCTGCCATTCAACTatccacagcagcaacagcatcatcaTTTGCTGACACGTCGCCACTCGGagaccaacaacagcaatggacCGCCAACCACAGTCGTGGTTGATAAGTGA
- the LOC117782094 gene encoding dual 3',5'-cyclic-AMP and -GMP phosphodiesterase 11 isoform X1: MATSPNQAAPPVLWRARRKIGLHLRSIEEPASTPLQLAARMPAEQGGTGYGMSEHSLLLATRTGVPLPLSQQQQSPAHYQYNNSSNSNCNISGNNINGNNINGGNNHITAGYVATTAAAYQQHSQQQHPHQHVLYHQQQQQYQGYSHHYHQTSSPQHSRPYDPEHARMEAWMDENQEFVQDYFIRKATRQTVDAWLVSHATTAGNDVISSTSPTHPNGQTSSSRGGSGATTPVRKISAHEFERGGLLKPIVNTIDGTPTFLSIAPQLDNSTGSCSNLQNVGGVVAGQYQYQPQHHHYHHNHNHQHYQHSHYQAGGAVGSSSSNCSAPIGPGGNATSPNNSYPYPYHHCHQRPQRLSRIELKQLDEKELIFELVKDICNELEVRTLCHKILQNVSILLNADRGSLFLVQGRCNGADGLKKCLVSKLFDVCPRSTVEEMEQQEEVRVAWGTGIAGHVAESGEPVNIPDAYQDERFNCEIDSLTGYRTKALLCMPIKDSGGDVIGVAQVINKMNGECFSEIDEKVFASYLQFCGIGLRNAQLFEKSQLEIKRNQVLLDLARMIFEEQSTIEHMVFRILTHMQSLIQCQRVQILLVHEADKGSFSRVFDFEANDLSEEEANSRTSPYESRFPINIGITGHVATTGETVNVPNAYEDDRFDASVDENSSFKHRSILCMAIKNSLGQIIGVIQLINKFNELDFTKNDENFVEAFAIFCGMGIHNTHMYEKAIVAMAKQSVTLEVLSYHASATMDEAHRLRRLRVPSAVHFRLHDFKFDDIHFEDDDTLKACLRMFLDLDFVERFHIDYEVLCRWLLSVKKNYRNVTYHNWRHAFNVAQMMFAILTTTQWWKIFGEIECLALIIGCLCHDLDHRGTNNSFQIKASSPLAQLYSTSTMEHHHFDQCLMILNSPGNQILANLSSDDYCRVIRVLEDAILSTDLAVYFKKRGPFLESVQEPLSYWVSEEPRALLRAMSMTVCDLSAITKPWEIEKRVADLVSSEFFEQGDMEKQELNITPIDIMNREKEDELPMMQVNFIDSICLPIYEAFATLSDKLEPLVDGVRDNRGHWIGMADDVKTKTSQDEQQQIVIPNGDSKQATTDDTVADVDADVGAEAVTVAEACVNGLNVVKSIATTNNIAIASRPSSNQPIDDDDDNDGVGAGAGDGIETDVAQMENGHVARNSSSNSSCMSSTSSSTVSSRLSTPPPTGEDDSTPVSPSKTLQAKLVAANLNALSQGKTTIVQRQRCNCMQVRKTSSLKGAQELNGCGNKKDVALCKSTPAINHHNNHSHNHNHHHHHHQHHSHSHHNHHHNYNQNHIIGGGIGSASIGGSGLIALGTESDKIPKIVGKLGNLDGLTFTNGHGLPFNYPQQQQHHHLLTRRHSETNNSNGPPTTVVVDK, encoded by the exons GCCTGCACTTGCGGAGCATTGAGGAGCCAGCGTCGACGCCACTGCAGCTAGCGGCTAGAATGCCCGCGGAGCAGGGGGGCACAGGGTACGGAATGAGTGAGCATAGCTTGCTTCTTGCCACACGCACCGGTGTCCCCCTGCCGCtatcacagcaacagcaatccCCCGCCCACTATcagtacaacaacagcagcaacagtaatTGCAACATTAGCGGCAACAACATTaacggcaacaacatcaatggCGGCAACAATCACATAACTGCCGGCTATGTTGCAACCACAGCAGCTGCCTACCAACAACattcacaacaacagcacccaCACCAACATGTGTTGTatcaccaacagcagcaacaatatcaGGGGTATTcccatcattatcatcagaCTTCATCACCACAGCATAGTCGACCTTATGATCCAGAGCATGCGCGGATGGAGGCGTGGATGGATGAGAATCAGGAGTTTGTACAGGATTATTTTATAAG AAAGGCAACTCGTCAGACAGTGGATGCTTGGCTCGTGTCGCATGCCACAACCGCTGGCAACGATGTCATTAGCAGCACTTCACCCACACATCCAAATGGACAGACGAGTAGCTCACGAGGCGGCTCCGGAGCTACAACTCCCGTGCG CAAAATCTCGGCTCATGAGTTTGAGCGCGGCGGCCTCTTGAAGCCCATTGTCAATACTATCGATGGAACACCCACATTTTTGAGCATTGCCCCTCAGTTGGATAACTCGACTGGCAGTTGCAgcaatttgcaaaatgttgGCGGTGTCGTTGCTGGACAATATCAGTATCAGCCtcagcatcatcattatcatcacaatcacaatcatcAGCATTATCAGCATAGTCATTATCAGGCTGGCGGCGCcgttggcagcagcagcagcaactgcagtgCCCCCATTGGCCCCGGTGGCAATGCCACAAGTCCCAACAACTCTTATCCGTATCCCTATCATCATTGTCATCAACGGCCACAGCGTCTTTCCCGCATTGAGCTGAAGCAGCTGGATGAGAAGGAGCTGATCTTTGAACTG GTAAAGGACATTTGCAATGAGCTGGAAGTGCGCACGTTATGTCACAAGATTTTACAGAATGTTTCCATATTGCTGAATGCGGATCGGGGTTCATTGTTTCTGGTGCAGGGACGCTGCAATGGCGCCGATGGACTTAAAAA ATGCCTCGTGTCGAAGCTCTTCGATGTTTGTCCACGCAGCACCGTCGAGGAAATGGAACAGCAGGAGGAAGTGCGCGTTGCATGGGGCACCGGCATTGCGGGGCATGTGGCAGAGAGCGGGGAGCCGGTCAACATACCAGATGCTTACCAG GATGAGCGTTTCAATTGTGAAATTGATTCGCTGACCGGTTATCGGACAAAAGCCTTGCTCTGCATGCCCATCAAGGATTCTGGCGGGGATGTGATTGGCGTGGCGCAGGTCATCAACAAAATGAATGGCGAATGCTTCTCAGAAATCGATGAAAAG GTCTTTGCTTCGTATCTGCAGTTCTGCGGCATCGGATTACGTAATGCACAATTGTTTGAGAAATCTCAACTGGAAATTAAACGGAATCAGGTGCTACTCGACTTGGCCCGCATGATATTCGAGGAGCAGAGCACCATTGAGCATATGGTCTTCCGGATTCTCACCCACATGCAGAGTCTCATTCAATGTCAACGTGTCCAGATTTTGCTTGTCCATGAGGCGGATAAGGGAAGCTTTTCGCGTGTCTTTGACTTCGAGGCGAACGATCTGAGCGAGGAGGAGGCCAATTCAAGGACCAGCCCCTATGAGTCACGTTTCCCCATCAACATTGGCATCACCGGACATGTGGCCACCACCGGGGAGACGGTGAATGTGCCAAATGCCTATGAGGATGATCGCTTCGATGCGAGTGTTGATGAGAATTCCAGCTTCAAGCATCGCTCCATACTCTGCATGGCCATTAAGAATTCGTTGGGTCAGATCATTGGCGTTATACAGCTGATTAACAAGTTCAATGAGCTC GATTTTACCAAAAACGATGAGAACTTTGTGGAGGCGTTCGCCATCTTCTGCGGGATGGGCATCCATAATACGCACATGTACGAGAAGGCGATTGTGGCCATGGCCAAGCAGAGTGTCACCCTGGAGGTGCTCAGCTACCATGCATCAGCCACAATGGATGAGGCACATCGGTTGCGC CGCCTGCGCGTTCCCTCAGCGGTACATTTTCGTCTtcatgattttaaatttgacgaCATACACTTCGAAGATGATGATACGTTAAAG gCCTGTTTGCGCATGTTTTTGGATCTCGATTTTGTGGAACGTTTTCACATTGATTACGAAGTGCTTTGCCGTTGGTTGTTGAGCGTCAAGAAGAATTATCGCAATGTGACGTATCACAACTGGCGACATGCCTTCAATGTGGCCCAAATGATGTTCGCCATTTTAACT ACCACACAATGGTGGAAGATCTTTGGTGAAATTGAATGCCTGGCACTCATCATTGGCTGCCTGTGCCATGATCTCGATCATCGGGGGACCAATAACTCCTTTCAGATAAA AGCATCCTCGCCGTTGGCTCAGCTGTATTCAACATCTACGATGGAGCATCATCATTTTGATCAATGCTTGATGATTCTCAACAGTCCTGGCAATCAAATATTAGCCAATCTATCATCAGATGATTATTGTCGCGTCATACGCGTCTTGGAGGATGCTATACTGTCCACGGATCTCGCTGTCTATTTTAA AAAACGTGGCCCTTTCTTGGAGAGCGTGCAGGAACCATTGAGCTACTGGGTTTCCGAGGAGCCGCGTGCCTTGTTGCGTGCAATGAGCATGACTGTCTGTGATTTGTCGGCGATTACAAAGCCGTGGGAGATTGAGAAGCGTGTAGCCGATTTGGTGAGCTCCGAATTCTTTGAGCAGGGCGACATGGAGAAACAGGAACTAAATATAACACCAATT GATATCATGAATCGTGAGAAGGAGGATGAACTGCCCATGATGCAGGTGAACTTTATTGATTCAATTTGCCTGCCCATCTATGAG gcCTTTGCCACGCTCTCGGACAAGCTGGAGCCTCTCGTTGATGGCGTGCGTGATAATCGCGGTCATTGGATTGGTATGGCCGACGATGTGAAAACCAAAACTAGTCAGgatgagcagcagcaaattGTGATACCGAATGGTGACAGCAAACAGGCGACAACTGATGATACTGTggctgatgttgatgctgatgttggAGCTGAAGCTGTAACTGTAGCAGAAGCATGCGTAAATGGCTTGAATGTTGTCAAAAGCATCGCAACTACTAACAACATTGCCATCGCTTCTCGTCCCAGCAGCAACCAGCccattgatgatgatgatgataatgatggagttggagctggagctggagatgGCATTGAAACAGATGTGGCCCAGATGGAGAACGGGCATGTGgccagaaacagcagcagcaacagcagctgcatgTCCTCAACCAGTTCGTCCACCGTCTCGAGTCGTCTCTCAACACCACCGCCGACTGGCGAAGATGACAGCACACCTGTGTCGCCTTCCAAGACGTTGCAGGCAAAACTGGTGGCCGCTAATCTCAATGCACTCTCGCAGGGTAAAACGACGATTGTACAAAGGCAGCGCTGCAATTGCATGCAGGTGCGCAAGACGAGTTCCTTGAAGGGGGCACAGGAATTAAATGGTTGTGGCAACAAAAAGGATGTTGCTCTTTGTAAAAGCACGCCTGCCATTAACCATCATAATAACCATAGCCACAaccataatcatcatcatcatcatcatcaacatcactCGCATTCGCATCACAATCATCATCACAATTACAATCAGAACCACATTATTGGCGGCGGCATTGGCAGCGCCAGCATTGGCGGCAGTGGCCTCATTGCCCTCGGCACGGAAAGtgataaaataccaaaaattgtCGGTAAACTTGGAAACCTCGATGGTCTAACCTTCACCAATGGTCACGGTCTGCCATTCAACTatccacagcagcaacagcatcatcaTTTGCTGACACGTCGCCACTCGGagaccaacaacagcaatggacCGCCAACCACAGTCGTGGTTGATAAGTGA